In Lycium ferocissimum isolate CSIRO_LF1 chromosome 7, AGI_CSIRO_Lferr_CH_V1, whole genome shotgun sequence, the sequence GGAGGTGGATTTGCGATTGAATCAGCGTTTTCGACTTACTATGATAGTTATCTTCACTCAGTAGCTGCAGAAACCAATGTACTTGCCGTGTCGGTTGAGTATAGATTAGCCCCAGAACACAAAATTCCTGCGTGTTATGATGATTCTTGGGCTGTTATGAAATGGGTCTCTCAGCATGCCAATGGCGAAAAAGGAACTGAACCATGGCTGAAAAGTCATGCTGATTTCTCCAGANNNNNNNNNNNNNNNNNNNNNNNNNNNNNNNNNNNNNNNNNNNNNNNNNNNNNNNNNNNNNNNNNNNNNNNNNNNNNNNNNNNNNNNNNNNNNNNNNNNNTTTAATCTTGTTGACGTTAAAAGTTTGATCACTTTCAGTTGTTTCAATTAAAACTTAAGCGTAATTATTGATGAGTCATCCGGCacgatcaaaaaaaaaaaaattcaagtgtCATTGCTTAATGACAATTACTGATTACTACTCCTTTTATCTTATTGAAATCTGTCGACTTTAGCTGACCGAAAGGAGCAGCACGTGTAAGttggtaaaaaaaattatcgaCTCTAATTATCCCTGGTAGGAACTTTCTAATAACTTTTTTAACCGTAATCGTCTCAAAATTTCGCTTAGCCCCGTGACACAAAGTCACAAACTTCCTTCTGTTTACGAAGATTGGTCATTCATTGGCAAGTGCTAAAATGGTAACTTCTCGCTCCAAATGTTGCCACTGGTTGGACGAGAAAATTTAAATGGTAAGTATCACTTTTTAAATGGGTGAAATTAACAAATTCGAATTGACTTAAAATCTTTAGTtgttactaaaaaaaaaatcgactttACTTGCATTTTCTTTACTAGCTGATAAAACCGCAAAGACAATATTGTTCTTCCTacattttcaaaatcaaatccTAATTTTGTTTAGtcatcaaatttttatttttcgataTACTTTAACAATAATACATGACTAATAATTTTCAACTACTTTACTATTCGGTGCAGCTGTGTTATTtgaattaataataaaatttcaaatttaatataaaaactactataatgataaaacaaaaatattaatGGATTGATAAGTTAATAGTGTATATAGAGCAATGTTAGTGTCTTGACTAAAGCAAAACATTTCGAAAGACAATATTGTTCTTCCTacattttcaaaatcaaatccTAATTTTGTTTAGTCACAATGTTAAAACAAGTCTATATAGAAAGTTTCATCCTCGTTGAGATATACTTTAACAATAATACTAACTTGACTTAGTAATTTTCAACTACTCTACTATTTGCGGTGGAGCTGCGGATTATCTTTCTATTTTATGAAGAAATCgaataataaaatttaataaaacaTATAAAACTACTATATCCATTGTCGTTTAATAAGTTATACTAAAATATTAATGGATTGATAAGTTAATAGTGTATATTGAGCAATGTTAGTGTCTCGACAAGATAATTTAAGAGAGAAGTCCAAAACAtagaatataaaggaaaagaaacaatTGTCCAAACGATCTCATCAAAatttggctctgataccaagtaaAAGAATTTGAGCATTCCAACTAAATTTTAGGAAATATGTGTAGTTATGGCCATTTAAACCcttttagaaaacatttcacTATGGATAAGGAGCAACTATATCATTTTGTTGTAGTTAGAAGCGtaatgttaaaatattaaagtaccCCAACATGACATATTAATGCGATATTTTACTATAAAGTGGAAAAGCGATCACCGAAGAAAAAATTTGTTGGTTCCTATGATTAagattttaatattaaaaaatatgttatttttcattctcGATACATAGTGGGAAGATAGTGaccattgattttttttttgacctcGTAAGTCGTGTTTCTAACTAATTATTCATCCTCAATCTTCCTCATTATATCTTGTAACTCATGTCATTATTCTTCTATTATCTACCCGCATTATGACCTTACTTCTCTTCCAAATGTAGACTGCAAAAGAAAGACACAGAAAAGGATTATCTTTCTATTCATAGAAACAtattgaagatttttttttataacacgTCCTAAAAGGATTATTTAAAAGGATTATCCTTctactacaaaaaaaaaaaaaatctttagcgTAGTAATAGAAACATATTGGAGAATTTATagttttttccttcttccttttAAAATAATGTGTAAAATAAATTCTAATGCTTTTATTGAACTTGTAATCAAACATTAcagaatctattttttttttctacaaaaaGTAAAATTGATACTCAAGAACTATGAAAATTGTTATAAGGTAAGCTACAACGTTAAATTATATAATGCTTATTATGTATTTAGTGGAAGAACAggtagaagaaaagaaagtagaTGTAATTGAAAAATTGATCTTTAAATTTAAAGTCACTTTCTTAAAAACTTATATGAAAAATAGGAAAATGTTTCTACTATTTAATTGTATTATGCAAGTGATGATGTCACATTAAATATGTTGTACATGAATAcgtgggaaatgaaaattttaatgtGAGCCCTGTTTAATATTTGGTTAGAAGACATGTTGCAATATACACACTGAAAAGTCCAAAGTACCCTTGTTGTGACATCAAGTAGGCATGTCGAGAACATGCAGCTGGACTCATTCTTCTAGATGGTAGAtatagaaagaagaaaaaaaaaatggcagaTCCGAAAGCCTGATACACTGCCCGTAACATGGTGGACCATTTCTTTAATTAGTAAAATATGGTGTCATATCTACATTTGGTAGTAGATTCTTTGCATTAccgaattctagaaaaaaactTATGGCCTTTGCGGATATGACGAAGATATTGCGGAGGATACAATGTGCCGGTAGACTACGCCAATTATCTCTTCTAGAAACCTTCCCAATAAGTCCAAACACGTGTAATTATCAATTTCACCGTCCATTTTTTGTCCCCTTAAAATCCCAATATCACATCTCATTACTCCATCCCCATTTTCACTGCAAAAACTTCAATCAAACAATGGATTCCGTGTCATCATCCGAAATTGAATATGAGGTACCAATGCTTTTTCGGGTCTACAAAGATGGTCGTATCGAAAAGTTCAGAAAACATGACTTTGTCCCTCCTTCTGACAGTCCAATCACAGGTGTTCGATCCAAAGATGTTGTTATCGTACCGGAAAACAACGTAATTGTACGCCTTTACCTTCCTAAAATAACCCAAAACGACCAGAAATTTCCACTCCTTGTGTACGTTCACGGAGGTGGATTTGCGATCGAATCAGCGTTTTCGACTTACTATGATAGTTATCTTCACTCAGTAGCTGCAGAAACCAATGTACTTGCCGTGTCAGTTGAGTATAGATTAGCCCCAGAACACAAAATTCCTGCGTGTTATGATGATTCTTGGGCTGTCATGAAATGGGTCTCTCAGCATGCCAATGGCGAACAAGGAACTGAACCATGGCTGAAAAGTCATGCTGATTTCTCCCGAGTTTTCTTGTCAGGTAAATGGGCGGCTCGGGTTGGGTCAAATTGAACAGAATGAAAATCGATCAAATCAATAAATGAGTCACGACCCAAACTCGATTGCTGGATTGGGTCAGGATTGGCAAATGACAAAACATAAATCAACCCACCCAAATTGATCCAATATTCATTCTTTTTTATGCCTTTTGACAGGAGTTAATTTGGTGGTCACTCAACTAAGTATTAGTTATTATCTCAGAAAGTTTGGAATTGAAAGGTTATTATCTCATAAAGTCATTtctttgttgaaattggaattGAAAGCTGACTTTATGAGTTAATAACTATATTAGCTGAGCGACAGAAGATATGAAAACTAATACTATATTTTTCTTACTTGTTTAAGTTTTTTCATGTGTACATAATTTGCAATCTTCATATttgattatgtatatttggatGTAAGTTGCCCTTTGATCCATCTGGCTACACTATTTTCACCCAATAATTTTGAAGTTTATTTCGGGTTCAACTTAGCAATGGCCAATAATTCAACATGTTTAAAATTTGAGCAGGTTGAATGAGTTTGTAACTAAATATGTGTGTTGATTTTGCCAGGTGATAGTGCCGGAGCCAATATTGCTCATAACATGATGATGCGAGCAAGTGTAGATGAAGATAAACTTGGAGATGACTTAAGGATTGTTGGAATGGCATTAATTCAACCCTTTTTTGGGAACAATGAGCCTGATAGAATTTGGTCGTATTGTTGCCCCGAAAATCCCAACGCGGATGACCCGAGAATCAATCCAGCAGCTCATCCGAGTTTGTTATCGAAGCTTGCTTGCTCTAAGATTCTGATATGCACTGGAGGAAAGGATTTTATCAGAGACAGAGGGTGGACGTACTATGAGGCGCTAAAGAAATGTGGATGGAAAGGCCAAGTGGAGATTAAGGAATCCGAAGGGGAAGAACATGTTTTCCATTTGGTTAAGCCAACTTGTGAGAATGCTAAGGACTTGATGAAATGGCTGGCCGATTTCTTTCAACAATCAAGCTGAATTCTTGCTGAGTAGAACTTCTGTACTATTAATTCAGttgtttctcttttctttttttgatcaaATAAGTCGATGTTGGATTTCATTTGTCCATCAGTGTTTACTTCAGGGAAGCATTATGCTTCACTTCCTCAGAAGTGGAAATGCATTAAAAGAAGAACTTAGCAGAATCTATGATCGGCAATGAATTGGGCATGATCTTATCGTGCTAACTCGATCTATTAACGCCATCATAACTATTTCAGTATATATGAGCAATATATTTGAGTAGATAAATTGGCTAATTATATAAGCTTGTGGCATGTGTAGTGGAGTAGTAGATAGCACTAATGCTAGCAGCACATAAAATAGTAGTCCAAAGTTCAGTGCTAATGGAAACTTCGTGCCCCAAATAGCTGGTGAAATTTtaacatttcattttcatcttaaGAACATATATGTAAAATTCAGATACTCATTAGTTTCCTGGAAAGTGGGAGAATTCTACGGGGGAGTTCAAATCAACAGGTGGTAACAATTACTACAATTTATAGTCTAGAGATTCTTCAAATTAAAGAATCTGTTTATAGTCTTGAGATTCCAATttcagataaataaataatacttTCTTTCTATgagtttctttattcttttcagGTCTTCACATGGTTAAGTAAtcttcttatttttccttttctatgTTTAGCTGAATATCCCAAGAGTTCGTTATACTGGGTAAACGTTTATAAAGAAAGCCTACAGTAATGGAACTATGGAAGAGTAATTGAAGAGTATAAGGCTGATATTACTTTTACACAAGACAAGATAAGTTTATGATGTACCTTGCTTATCATTCTAGATTTCTGTTTGGAGTCATATTTTAGTTCTACTCTCTTATGGATATAAAGTTAACGTGCATTCAAGTCTCAAATATGCCAGGAGTCATATTTTAGTACTCTTTTCGCCGCATACCCAGGACTCGGGAGGATCAGGACTCATCATCAAATGTGAAATGTCAATGAGGAATTATTTTGGTTTCCCATTGGACTAATTTAGATTTGCACCATAAGTTTTACTTTGTAGAGTAATGTGCTGCCTACTGAAAACTACTTCATTCCTAGGGTTCGAATCCGAGACGTTTGATTAAGGTAAAGAATAGTTACTATCCCACCACAACCTTTATGGTATAACCTTTGGTAGTATACCACGGGGAATTAAGTTCATCCACCAATTGACCAATGTTCCATGCAAGGAGGATAACATATAATTCCGTCTGGATaatagttttttgaaaaaatatttctcaGAAGTTTAAAGTATGATTAAAACAAAGTAGAGATACACTTATTTCGAAAACAGATCAAACTTCTTAAGTGGAAAGGAAAATCCACAtcccttttgtttttgttttatttgacaTAAATATACACTTGGCtgacttacattgcaaaaatatagccaaaaagtacttttataCAATGCAAAACctatttaaaaatttcaaagtcCATGATATAATGTGATATATacgttaaaaaaataattttacaatattatacacgaaAATTAATATGCActtatacacaattatacaatatgTGAATATACATAGATCTGGACTGATTTTGAATAAGAATTGCACTTTTATTAAAAATGTATAACAGTGTATAAGAGGTGTgtatacactcatatacactattatacaatattaaacaaaaactaACTCTAACACCACCAAACAACGGAGCACCCACCAGCCATCGCCAGAGTTTAGTTCTCCGGCGAACTCCAACACCACCAACGACGGATGTCTTGtcacattaatttttttaataacaaaTTTATTTAGCTCATACCACCCTTTTAACCCAACTCAATCCAAACCCATTTAACCAATGTATCTTATACCTATCTAGATCCGTTGAAAAACATCAAAGAAGCGTAACTTTTTCTCACTTGTTCATATGCCACAGAAGAGAGAAAACATGTGAAAAATCAAGCTACATAAACATTTATCATCATGAGCGGATTAAGTTGCCTATCGCGGTAAGAGGCAACTAAACATTTATAACACTAAAAAGGCAACTCACGtaagaatgaaataaaacaCAAATATAATGAAGTTCAATATCAATCGATGTCTTAAGTATCAAACTAAAACCTAATATTATTGTAAATTACTACAGGTGTCAAAACAATTGGTAGAGTATTAATTACTACCAATATGTCTAGGCTAAGTAACTCTGGAAGTGTTAACAACTACTGAACTGTATTAGAGTCAACCTCTAAAGAGGTGAATTAtctttaaaacaagaaaataagaggTGAATTATCTCCTCTACTCTGTGGAATATCAAGTGAGAAAAAATCACTGCTTCTTTGATGCTTTTAACTGGATCTAAATGGGTATAAAAATGAACAAGTGAGATAAAGTTACACTTCTTTGATGATTTTAACGGATCTAGATAAGTATAAGATAcattggttaaaaaaaaagagttaccAAACTATTGTTAACACACTTTTTTTGTGCatcataaataaatttattaatttaaaaaaaaaaattaatgtgacatgacatgacaactaagagagaaaaagaattttgtgtgtttcaaaaataaaataaaattacatgataatttgttgatattatacccaacaaaaaaatataagtgATATTAGTAGGCAATTCTCAAAACATAAGTAACCTTTTAGGGAATTTACTCTACAAGCCACAAGCAGTTGGCCTTATTAGGACCACAGCATTAAGATATTAATTAACAAGTGTACTACTACTACAAATTTGCTAATTATTCTTTCGTAATAGTCCTTGGCTTTTGTCCAAATTAAACCCCATAcactataaataaatattatatctaGCAGATGAGCACCCTTAGTCGCGTGATGTATGGGCTGTGCTCACTTGAATTGTTTGTATATATGGtggtacaattttttttaaaccaatcTTACTGACTTATTTCAGACGTCCAAATCTTagggaaaaacaaaaaacaaaaaaagggagAGAACAGTCGTGGACGTCTGAAGAGGAAGAGAATCAGTGAGGACCAAAAAGTCTCTTTCACTACAGAATTTTGTTTATTACCCATTTTATATAAGTTGCCGAaaattgctttatttttttgagtgtttgattGATTTTATAAGATTTTGTTTAAAATGTCGCGTGAAATTCTATTCACTTGAATTGTTTATAATGTATGGtggtaaaaaaaataattttaaagcaatcttatttttttggtttataaaGTTTTCATTTAATAAATAATTCCTTTAGAAACTGTTTAGTGATATTATTCGAACCGGAGAAGACGTCATATTATTTGATGAATTGGTCAGTGTTGTTTCACTACAAATTTTCTTACTcctatattttataaaatatttctattatttatagTACTTCTtctaaatgtttaaattttatttttaataaatatctAATCACTGTTGAGTGATAACGAAAGAAAGAATTATTTGCTAACATTCATTTTCTGACATGCTAATCAATCTTTGCATGTTAACCTccatctccttttctttttgtcttctAATTGGAACATAAAATTACTAGAAAGACAAACAACCAAGAATTTACCAATACCCAATTCTTGCTTTTTCAAAAGTACCTACCACCGCACTTGTATACTAACCTTCCACTGCAACTTAGCTTTCAACCATGGCAGAAATACAACATGACTTTTTCCCATTGATTAGAGTTTACAGTGATGGTCGAATCGAAAGGCTGATGGGCGAAGGTGTTGTCCCAGCTGAATTAGATCCTGAAACAGGAGTACAAATCAAAGACGTTGTAATTGATCCAGAAATTAACCTATCAGCAAGACTTTACCTGCCCAAAAATGTCGATCCGGTTAAAAAAATTCCCCTTTTTGTCTACTTTCATGGTGGGGGCTTTGTAATTGAATCTGCTTCTTCACCTACATATCACAAGCATCTTAGTATGGTAGCAACTGAAGCAAAAGTTGTAATCGTCTCTGTTAATTACAGGTAAGAGTGTCAGTTGAGCTGAATTTGATTGGGCCAGAATGACTGAGTTAATAATCCGttcaaaagttattttagaTTGAAATAGGCTAAAAAACAGGTTAAAATTCCACCCTCCAATTTTTACTAAATTTTGAACgctttatttgttcttttatgAGTATTACTCCCTCCCCAATTCATGTGATATGGATTTATTAGCCACGAAAtataagagagaaaaaaaaaagttgaaatttatgATCTTTTTTATACTTATGGTCTAAaataaagttatatatatacttttgttaaattctaaatatataaatgtatttttgtgttaaaaattaatttaaatatataaatgtattttttttacaatGCCTATAGATGAAAAAAAAGTGTATTACATAATTGAGACAGAAATAGTAACTTTTTAGCACTAAtagatttttttattattgttattatagatatttataacatatcaaattttaaaaaa encodes:
- the LOC132064928 gene encoding 2-hydroxyisoflavanone dehydratase-like yields the protein MDSVSSSEIEYEVPMLFRVYKDGRIEKFRKHDFVPPSDSPITGVRSKDVVIVPENNVIVRLYLPKITQNDQKFPLLVYVHGGGFAIESAFSTYYDSYLHSVAAETNVLAVSVEYRLAPEHKIPACYDDSWAVMKWVSQHANGEQGTEPWLKSHADFSRVFLSGDSAGANIAHNMMMRASVDEDKLGDDLRIVGMALIQPFFGNNEPDRIWSYCCPENPNADDPRINPAAHPSLLSKLACSKILICTGGKDFIRDRGWTYYEALKKCGWKGQVEIKESEGEEHVFHLVKPTCENAKDLMKWLADFFQQSS